A part of Populus alba chromosome 8, ASM523922v2, whole genome shotgun sequence genomic DNA contains:
- the LOC118056939 gene encoding uncharacterized protein, with translation MGEPFFDLMEFLKTPSITETLVDILLCAVPIWLSVMIGLVIGWSWRPRWTGLVFLGLRSKFRFLWTAPPGFGARRLWLAFTAISAFSVCRTIWSNFQGKNRKSTPAAAASTSASSPRNPGGRSGGSISSSGELEDREDIVTENDLEHLLHLLEGKDRQMEWQCMMERSTSNMRYQAWRHEPQEGPTVYRSRSVFEDATPELVRDFFWDDEFRPKWDTMLAYFKILEEYPHTGTMIVHWIKKFPFFCSDREYIIGRRIWDAGKAYYCVSKGVPYPGLHKRDKLRRVDLYFSGWVIRAVESRKGDGQMSACEVTLLHYEDMGIPKDVAKLGVRHAMWGAVKKLHSGMRAYQNARKSEASLSRSALMARITTKVSFDEGMDSSETVNEEEDRSPAVDIQRHKDHGIDWKWIAVGGTVALVCGLHTGAIGKALLLGAGQRLARK, from the exons ATGGGCGAGCCTTTCTTCGATCTAATGGAGTTTCTAAAGACACCTTCCATAACTGAAACACTCGTCGACATTTTGCTATGTGCAGTACCGATATGGCTATCCGTTATGATCGGCCTCGTTATTGGCTGGTCTTGGCGGCCTAGGTGGACTGGCTTGGTCTTTCTTGGCTTGAGGAGCAAGTTTAGGTTCCTTTGGACTGCGCCTCCTGGATTCGGAGCTCGGCGTCTCTGGCTCGCTTTTACGGCTATCTCGGCCTTTTCTGTTTGCCGCACCATTTGGTCCAATTTCCAGGGTAAAAATCGAAAATCAACACCCGCCGCTGCGGCTTCAACTTCGGCAAGCTCACCGAGGAATCCAGGGGGGAGAAGTGGCGGTTCTATTAG CTCCTCTGGTGAGTTAGAGGACAGGGAGGACATTGTCACTGAGAATGACTTAGAACACCTATTGCATCTGCTGGAGGGGAAGGATAGACAGATGGAATGGCAATGTATGATGGAAAGGTCAACCTCAAACATGAGATACCAAGCTTGGCGCCATGAGCCTCAG GAAGGTCCCACTGTTTACCGAAGTAGATCTGTCTTTGAGGATGCGACTCCAGAATTGGTTAGAGATTTCTTCTGGGATGATGAGTTTCGACCTAAATGGGATACAATGCTTGCTTACTTCAAAATACTTGAAGAATATCCTCATACTGGAACAATGATTGTGCACTGGATAAAAAAG TTCCCATTTTTCTGTAGTGATCGAGAATATATCATTGGTCGAAGAATATGGGATGCTGGGAAGGCATATTATTGCGTGTCCAAG GGGGTGCCTTATCCAGGCCTGCACAAGCGTGACAAGTTAAGGCGTGTCGACCTTTATTTCTCAGGTTGGGTTATTAGGGCAG TGGAATCTCGCAAAGGAGACGGACAGATGTCTGCATGTGAGGTTACCCTTTTACATTACGAGGACATGGGGATACCCAAAGATGTGGCTAAGTTGGGGGTTCGTCATGCGATGTGGGGAGCGGTGAAGAAACTGCATTCTGGTATGAGAGCATACCAGAATGCAAGGAAATCAGAAGCTTCGTTGTCCAGAAGCGCGCTTATGGCAAGAATTACCACAAAAGTGTCTTTTGATGAAGGCATGGATTCTTCGGAAACAGTTAATGAGGAGGAGGATAGAAGTCCAGCTGTAGATATCCAAAGACACAAGGATCACGGTATTGATTGGAAATGGATAGCTGTAGGCGGAACAGTAGCACTGGTTTGCGGTCTTCACACTGGTGCGATTGGCAAGGCCTTGTTACTTGGAGCAGGGCAAAGACTTGCACGGAAGTGA